Proteins encoded within one genomic window of Streptomyces sp. NBC_01314:
- a CDS encoding FecCD family ABC transporter permease: MVVAVSIGAVNIPVADVWGILLHHVTGRGATEDPALDQIVWTFRAPRVALAALVGAGLAVAGAVLQTLVSNPLADPIVLGFSYGASLGAVLVITLGGAALGGLAGLGVSGAAFVGALAAGALVFALGRRRGRLAPTRLVLAGVAVGYVLLSMTSFVQLLATPTELRTVMFWMLGSVAGAQWDQLPTVTVVVLAGTVALTLFGRRLNALLAGDESATALGVDVNRLRAVLLVISALLTGTVIAVAGGVGFVGLMIPHLVRLTTGADHRRLLPLTALLGAVYLVLVDLLSRTVNRPNELPLGILTALLGAPFFLWLLRRNKGLDTV, translated from the coding sequence ATGGTGGTGGCGGTGAGCATCGGCGCGGTCAACATCCCGGTGGCCGACGTGTGGGGCATCCTCCTGCACCACGTCACCGGCCGGGGAGCGACCGAAGACCCGGCGCTGGACCAGATCGTGTGGACCTTCCGGGCACCACGCGTCGCCCTGGCCGCGCTGGTCGGCGCCGGACTGGCCGTCGCCGGAGCGGTACTCCAGACTTTGGTCTCCAACCCGCTCGCCGACCCGATCGTCCTCGGCTTCTCCTACGGCGCCTCCCTGGGCGCCGTGCTCGTCATCACCCTCGGCGGCGCCGCCCTCGGCGGTCTGGCAGGTCTCGGTGTGTCAGGCGCGGCGTTCGTCGGTGCCCTCGCGGCCGGGGCCTTGGTCTTCGCCCTGGGCCGGCGACGGGGCCGACTGGCCCCGACCCGGCTGGTGCTGGCCGGGGTCGCGGTCGGCTATGTCCTGCTGTCGATGACCAGCTTCGTTCAGCTGCTGGCGACGCCCACCGAACTGCGGACCGTCATGTTCTGGATGCTCGGCAGCGTCGCCGGTGCCCAGTGGGACCAACTGCCCACCGTCACCGTGGTGGTCCTGGCCGGAACCGTCGCACTGACCCTGTTCGGACGACGGCTCAACGCCCTGCTGGCCGGCGACGAGTCCGCCACCGCGCTCGGTGTGGACGTCAACCGGCTGCGCGCCGTCCTACTGGTCATCAGCGCGCTGCTGACCGGAACTGTCATCGCCGTCGCCGGCGGCGTCGGCTTCGTCGGCCTGATGATCCCCCACCTGGTCCGCCTCACCACCGGCGCCGACCACCGCAGACTGCTGCCCTTGACCGCGCTCCTGGGTGCCGTCTACCTCGTCCTCGTCGACCTGCTCTCCCGAACCGTCAACCGCCCCAACGAACTACCGCTGGGCATCCTCACCGCTCTGCTCGGCGCCCCCTTCTTCCTGTGGCTGCTGCGCCGCAACAAGGGCCTGGACACCGTATGA
- a CDS encoding phosphopantetheine-binding protein, whose protein sequence is MPAPLTLEGFRADLADFLHQRPDEVDLEEHPLYAGLDSLRIVTLIERWRETGLDVSFIELAECTSFDQWWQLLSARQGGTDHVTA, encoded by the coding sequence ATGCCTGCTCCCCTCACGCTGGAGGGCTTCCGCGCGGACCTGGCGGACTTCCTCCACCAGCGGCCCGACGAAGTCGACCTCGAAGAACATCCCCTCTACGCCGGGCTGGACTCCCTGCGCATCGTCACCCTCATCGAACGGTGGCGGGAAACCGGCCTGGACGTGTCCTTCATCGAACTCGCCGAGTGCACCTCGTTCGACCAGTGGTGGCAGCTGCTCTCCGCACGTCAGGGGGGCACGGACCATGTCACCGCATGA
- a CDS encoding amino acid adenylation domain-containing protein produces MADRHPLLAAQEGIWTGQQLDPDSPAYNTAEYVHIDGLVDPAVFDTALHHVVAETEALNVAFVVDEHGRPWQTDAPAGAWRLHTADLTAEPDPHAAALTWMNRDMARPADLARGPVFGHALLRIAPEQYLWYHRVHHIALDGFGLSLVARRVAQVYTALTVGEPVTDSGFGTLAAVRDEERAYRESARFAEDRDYWADRFADRPPVATPAGRTALPVRTFHRRVVDLGAARTETLRAVARDLGVTWSEVLLAVTAAQLHHVTGAPEIVLSLPAMGRLGSVSLRVPCMVRNILPLRVTVTASDSLRDLAARISRELRAGLPHQRYRYEQLRRDLRLVGGQRRLSGPGVNIMPFAYDLRFAGHRSTVHNVSAGPVDDLSVNVYDRSEGAGLRIAVDANPDLYDEADVTALQEGLLSLLGEAVAAPDRALGELRTRPAVPVLDGGPLPGPVRPVLGLIAGHAARRGGSVAVEDGGRSITYAQLFGSARDLARRLAARQVGRGDLVAVALPRGIDAITAILGVLLSGAAYCPLDPTAPRARRTELLDDARPALVLTTSARADHYADRAVLQLDRPEPESEEAPRSTAPTPQDLAYVIHTSGSTGRPKGVEIGHHALAHFVAGATHRYGLHHGDRVLQFAAPHFDTSVEEIFLTLCAGATLVVRTDDMTDSIPGFLDACARLRISFLDLPTAYWHELAYAISTGTAVLPAEVRTIVIGGEAALPERVDRWRGAVGTSVRLLNTYGPTEATVVATVADLHHPSLAPGDVPIGLPLPGTRAAVVDGELHLLGDNLAVGYRGDHPPDAARFAPLDSLPGAPRAYRTGDLVRVGHDGQLRYLGRSDTEFKISGHRVHPAEVESVLLAHPGVREAAVVGQILTDGTRRLVAHVVPDGPAPAVALIRNHLRTALPAAMIPSAVEFLDRLPRTSAGKIDRNALATMTPDAHGPHLDARVPDPDTQAPDLDARVPNHGTETAAYDSTLERSIAAVWQQVLAVPAVSAGDDVFDLGAQSLQVIQVANRLGVELRRDVKVAWLFQHPTPAELARFLAQQEQEQEQAQVQPRPVGSGFPANLLADAVLDPGIHPGDDPPRAIGTPDRVLLTGATGFVGVHLLAELLTSTDAEVVCTVRAPSPAAAAARIQQSLEIHRIHLSDVARKRITAVPADLARPRLGLDEALFAELARTCGAILHNAATVSIMREYSTLRAANTESTRDLLRMAAVRSTPLHFVSTLSVAPPITLAPEVPETFLPPHPGLRYGYQQSKWAAERLLEQAAERGLSVTVHRLGRIVGPHATGYVNERDFLWSVLRAGVPAGIVPDLFEEETWTPVDHVAQALVHLCLGQRPPTATVFNHATTPMRLSDVYDWLEEYGYPLRRMPLAQWRAELQRSSGAFGAAATTLAFFDAWDAGTDDSTGPELRLGRVRTDNVVTGLHGSGITCPSVDRDLVFRYLDHCVATGTLPAPAGKQGHLATSAQ; encoded by the coding sequence ATGGCCGACCGGCACCCGTTGCTGGCCGCACAGGAAGGCATCTGGACCGGCCAGCAGCTCGACCCGGACAGCCCCGCGTACAACACGGCCGAGTACGTGCACATCGACGGGCTGGTGGACCCGGCCGTCTTCGACACGGCCCTGCACCATGTCGTCGCGGAGACGGAGGCCCTCAACGTCGCCTTCGTCGTCGACGAGCACGGGCGGCCCTGGCAGACGGATGCCCCAGCCGGGGCCTGGCGCCTGCACACGGCAGATCTCACCGCCGAGCCCGACCCGCACGCGGCGGCCCTGACCTGGATGAACCGGGACATGGCCCGCCCCGCCGACCTCGCGCGCGGACCCGTCTTCGGCCACGCCCTGCTGCGGATCGCACCGGAGCAGTACCTCTGGTACCACCGTGTGCACCACATCGCCCTCGACGGCTTCGGTCTGTCGCTGGTCGCCCGCCGGGTCGCCCAGGTCTACACGGCCCTGACGGTGGGCGAGCCGGTGACGGACAGCGGCTTCGGCACCCTGGCGGCGGTGCGGGACGAGGAACGCGCCTACCGGGAGTCGGCCCGGTTCGCCGAGGACCGCGACTACTGGGCGGACCGCTTCGCGGACCGGCCACCCGTGGCGACACCCGCCGGCCGTACGGCCCTGCCCGTGCGCACCTTCCACCGACGGGTGGTGGACCTCGGCGCGGCCCGGACGGAGACCCTGAGAGCCGTCGCCCGCGACCTCGGGGTCACCTGGTCAGAGGTGCTGCTGGCGGTGACCGCGGCCCAGCTGCACCACGTGACCGGAGCCCCGGAGATCGTCCTCAGCCTGCCGGCGATGGGGCGCCTCGGCTCGGTCTCGCTCCGCGTTCCCTGCATGGTCCGCAACATCCTGCCCCTGCGCGTGACGGTCACCGCGTCGGACAGCCTGCGCGACCTCGCGGCCAGAATCTCCCGCGAACTCCGCGCCGGGCTGCCGCACCAGCGCTACCGCTACGAACAACTGCGGCGCGACCTCAGACTCGTCGGAGGCCAACGCCGCCTGTCCGGGCCAGGCGTCAACATCATGCCCTTCGCGTACGACCTGCGTTTCGCCGGACACCGCAGCACGGTCCACAACGTCTCCGCGGGCCCCGTCGACGACCTGTCCGTCAACGTCTACGACCGCTCCGAAGGCGCGGGCCTGCGCATCGCCGTGGACGCCAACCCCGACCTCTACGACGAGGCGGACGTCACCGCACTTCAGGAGGGACTGCTCTCCCTCCTCGGAGAGGCCGTCGCCGCCCCCGACCGGGCGCTCGGTGAGCTGCGTACGCGCCCGGCCGTTCCCGTTCTGGACGGAGGGCCGCTGCCCGGCCCCGTGCGACCGGTCCTCGGCCTGATCGCCGGCCATGCCGCCCGGCGCGGCGGATCCGTCGCCGTCGAGGACGGCGGGCGCAGCATCACGTACGCCCAGCTCTTCGGCTCGGCACGTGACCTCGCCCGCCGACTGGCGGCCCGTCAGGTAGGCCGCGGCGACCTGGTGGCCGTCGCCCTGCCCCGCGGCATCGACGCCATCACCGCCATCCTCGGCGTCCTGCTCTCCGGGGCCGCCTACTGTCCGCTCGACCCGACCGCGCCCCGGGCCCGCAGAACGGAGCTGCTGGATGATGCCCGGCCCGCACTCGTCCTGACGACCAGCGCCCGCGCCGACCACTACGCGGACCGAGCTGTTCTGCAACTCGACCGGCCGGAACCCGAGTCCGAAGAAGCACCCCGGTCGACGGCACCGACACCGCAGGACCTCGCCTACGTCATCCACACCTCGGGCTCCACGGGGCGCCCCAAGGGTGTCGAGATCGGCCACCACGCCCTCGCGCACTTCGTAGCCGGGGCCACACACCGCTACGGACTCCACCACGGGGACCGTGTCCTGCAGTTCGCCGCCCCGCACTTCGACACCAGCGTCGAGGAAATCTTCCTCACGCTGTGCGCGGGCGCCACGCTCGTCGTCCGTACCGACGACATGACCGACTCGATCCCCGGGTTCCTGGACGCCTGCGCACGGCTGCGGATCAGCTTCCTCGACCTGCCCACGGCCTACTGGCACGAACTGGCCTACGCGATCTCGACCGGCACCGCTGTCCTGCCCGCCGAGGTGCGCACCATTGTCATCGGCGGCGAGGCGGCGCTCCCCGAGCGGGTCGACCGCTGGCGCGGGGCCGTCGGCACATCCGTCCGGCTGCTGAACACCTACGGTCCGACCGAGGCCACGGTCGTCGCCACCGTCGCAGACCTCCACCACCCCTCCCTCGCCCCGGGAGACGTCCCCATCGGACTGCCGCTCCCTGGCACTCGCGCCGCGGTCGTGGACGGCGAACTCCACCTCCTTGGCGACAACCTGGCCGTCGGCTACCGGGGAGATCACCCTCCGGACGCCGCTCGCTTCGCCCCTCTCGACTCGCTGCCCGGAGCGCCCCGCGCCTACCGCACCGGTGACCTCGTACGAGTCGGCCACGACGGGCAACTGCGTTATCTGGGCCGGTCGGACACCGAGTTCAAGATCAGCGGACACCGCGTGCACCCCGCCGAGGTCGAGAGCGTGCTCCTGGCCCACCCAGGGGTCCGCGAGGCCGCCGTCGTGGGACAGATACTGACGGACGGGACGCGGCGCCTGGTCGCACACGTCGTCCCGGACGGGCCTGCCCCGGCCGTGGCCCTGATCAGAAATCACCTCCGGACGGCTCTGCCCGCGGCGATGATCCCGTCGGCCGTCGAATTCCTGGACCGCCTGCCCCGAACGAGCGCAGGAAAGATCGACAGGAACGCGCTCGCCACGATGACTCCCGACGCGCACGGGCCGCACCTCGACGCACGGGTGCCGGACCCCGACACACAGGCGCCGGACCTCGACGCACGGGTGCCGAACCACGGCACCGAGACAGCGGCGTACGACAGCACGCTGGAGCGCTCCATCGCCGCCGTCTGGCAACAGGTGCTCGCCGTGCCGGCCGTCTCCGCGGGTGACGACGTGTTCGACCTGGGGGCCCAGTCGCTCCAGGTCATCCAGGTGGCCAATCGCCTCGGCGTCGAACTGCGCCGCGACGTGAAGGTCGCCTGGCTCTTCCAGCACCCGACGCCTGCCGAGCTGGCGAGGTTCCTGGCGCAGCAGGAGCAGGAGCAGGAGCAGGCCCAGGTCCAGCCACGGCCGGTCGGCTCCGGCTTTCCGGCGAACCTGCTCGCCGACGCCGTCCTCGACCCCGGCATCCACCCAGGCGACGATCCTCCCCGGGCGATCGGCACACCGGACCGGGTCCTGCTCACCGGCGCCACCGGTTTCGTGGGCGTGCATCTGCTGGCCGAACTCCTCACGAGCACCGACGCGGAGGTCGTCTGCACCGTCAGGGCCCCGAGCCCCGCAGCGGCTGCCGCCCGCATCCAACAGTCCCTGGAAATCCACCGGATCCACCTCTCGGACGTAGCGCGAAAACGCATCACGGCAGTTCCCGCCGACCTAGCCCGCCCCCGCCTAGGCCTGGACGAGGCACTCTTCGCCGAACTCGCCCGCACCTGCGGCGCGATCCTCCACAACGCGGCGACCGTCAGCATCATGCGCGAGTACTCCACCCTCCGCGCCGCCAACACCGAGTCCACCAGAGACCTTTTGCGCATGGCGGCCGTCCGCTCGACCCCCCTGCACTTCGTCTCGACCCTCTCCGTTGCCCCGCCGATCACCCTTGCTCCAGAGGTGCCGGAGACGTTCCTCCCTCCCCACCCCGGACTGCGATACGGCTACCAGCAGTCGAAGTGGGCCGCCGAACGCCTGCTGGAACAGGCCGCCGAGCGGGGCCTGTCGGTCACCGTCCACCGCCTCGGGCGAATCGTCGGCCCGCACGCCACCGGCTACGTCAACGAGCGGGACTTCCTTTGGAGTGTGCTGCGCGCGGGTGTGCCCGCGGGCATCGTCCCCGACCTGTTCGAGGAGGAGACCTGGACACCGGTCGACCACGTCGCCCAAGCCCTTGTCCACCTCTGTCTCGGGCAGCGCCCGCCGACCGCCACGGTCTTCAACCACGCCACCACCCCGATGCGGCTGAGTGACGTCTACGACTGGCTGGAGGAGTACGGCTATCCGCTGCGCCGCATGCCGCTGGCCCAGTGGCGCGCCGAGCTGCAGCGCTCGTCCGGGGCCTTCGGTGCGGCGGCGACCACGCTCGCCTTCTTCGACGCCTGGGACGCGGGCACCGACGACTCGACCGGGCCCGAGCTACGCCTGGGGCGCGTCCGCACCGACAACGTCGTGACCGGACTGCACGGCAGTGGCATCACCTGCCCGTCCGTCGACCGGGACCTCGTCTTCCGCTACCTCGACCACTGCGTCGCCACCGGAACGCTGCCCGCCCCGGCCGGGAAGCAGGGCCATCTCGCGACGTCCGCACAGTAG
- a CDS encoding ABC transporter substrate-binding protein, with protein sequence MSKKRPLATALAGALCLVTAACADSSTDKAADTGDKASVAAAKSAYPVTLDNCGVTEKFTEAPSRVVTMNGASVAEVSTLLALGLGDRIVANQQSYGMSEVAGRAKAIKGLPTGDIKLNDAYDIPREAMIGLRPDLVLSTTSYGFDEKNGFATRRQLKEVGAGTYVSPQGCDQDTSRMTIADSYTLLRDMGMVFDVSGRAEKLIAASEKNIARVSARVKGRKQPKVMVLFSNMTMGGNDFSSVVAKGIYNDILAKAGGRNAFESASTTSFADLSKEKVAATDVDALVVIGYNDPDPAAYAKKLLKEFPQWPAAKNNTYVTVSDSMYLGPSNDLAVEKIAEMLHPDEF encoded by the coding sequence ATGTCGAAGAAACGGCCGCTCGCCACAGCCCTGGCCGGAGCCCTCTGTCTGGTCACTGCGGCATGCGCCGACTCCTCGACCGACAAGGCCGCCGATACCGGCGACAAGGCGTCCGTGGCCGCCGCGAAGTCCGCCTACCCGGTGACCCTCGACAACTGCGGAGTGACGGAGAAGTTCACCGAGGCGCCCAGCCGCGTGGTCACCATGAACGGCGCCTCGGTCGCCGAGGTCTCCACGCTGCTCGCCCTCGGCCTCGGCGACCGCATCGTCGCCAACCAACAGAGCTACGGGATGTCCGAGGTGGCCGGCCGAGCCAAGGCCATCAAGGGCCTGCCCACCGGCGACATCAAGCTCAACGACGCCTACGACATCCCGCGCGAGGCGATGATCGGACTGCGCCCCGACCTGGTGCTGTCCACGACCTCCTACGGCTTCGACGAGAAGAACGGCTTCGCCACCCGCCGGCAGCTCAAGGAGGTGGGCGCGGGCACCTATGTCTCCCCGCAGGGCTGCGACCAGGACACCTCCAGGATGACCATCGCCGACAGCTACACGCTGCTTCGCGACATGGGCATGGTCTTCGACGTGAGTGGCCGCGCCGAGAAGCTGATCGCCGCGTCGGAGAAGAACATCGCCCGTGTCTCCGCCAGAGTGAAGGGCAGGAAGCAGCCGAAGGTCATGGTCCTGTTCTCCAACATGACCATGGGCGGCAACGACTTCAGTTCGGTCGTCGCCAAGGGTATCTACAACGACATCCTCGCCAAGGCCGGCGGCCGCAACGCCTTCGAGTCGGCCTCCACGACCTCCTTTGCCGACCTGAGCAAGGAGAAGGTGGCCGCCACCGATGTTGACGCGCTCGTCGTCATCGGCTACAACGACCCCGATCCGGCGGCCTACGCCAAGAAACTGCTGAAGGAGTTCCCCCAGTGGCCGGCCGCGAAGAACAACACGTACGTGACCGTGTCGGACTCGATGTACCTCGGCCCGAGCAACGACCTGGCCGTCGAGAAGATCGCCGAGATGCTGCACCCCGACGAATTCTGA